A part of Oncorhynchus masou masou isolate Uvic2021 chromosome 30, UVic_Omas_1.1, whole genome shotgun sequence genomic DNA contains:
- the LOC135523083 gene encoding actin-binding Rho-activating protein-like, giving the protein MENNDDRTVCVTSVKGLKDNWQRWSNEHQEYQKDNPFSNDRGAMVSATAQQQRLQRDQDGYGRPLEGSLTEQRGQDAHIHISREVEELCQVIRDIGESCGDGGREERPMVTVEFGKLFEHYVNISNKVVGILLRARKQGLVSFEGEMLWQGQDDRVLITLLQSPG; this is encoded by the coding sequence ATGGAGAACAATGAtgacaggacagtgtgtgtgacaTCAGTGAAAGGGTTAAAGGACAACTGGCAGAGATGGTCCAACGAGCACCAGGAGTACCAGAAAGACAACCCCTTCAGTAACGACCGGGGGGCTATGGTGAGTGCGACTGCCCAGCAGCAGAGGCTCCAGCGGGACCAGGATGGCTACGGGAGGCCCCTGGAGGGCTCCTTGACAGAGCAGAGGGGCCAGGATGCCCACATCCACATTAGCCGGGAGGTGGAGGAGCTCTGCCAGGTGATCAGGGACATAGGGGAAAGCTGTGGGgacggaggtagggaggagagaccTATGGTGACGGTGGAGTTTGGGAAGCTGTTTGAGCACTATGTGAACATCTCCAACAAGGTGGTGGGGATCCTGCTGAGGGCCAGAAAACAAGGCCTGGTCAGCTTTGAAGGGGAGATGCTGTGGCAGGGGCAGGATGACAGGGTCCTCATCACACTGCTACAGTCACCAGGATGA
- the LOC135522086 gene encoding tRNA (guanine(10)-N2)-methyltransferase homolog isoform X2, producing MAIHCSRICLQYLIHLAHDNVDFRLPEIRSLLSLRGKPFDPGENFKEKSPFWLLNGLSEEDVNSIMARTVCAKSAFELWGHGRTHSELRNSLLKYPTENMSPFLQKDSTYKINVYTFNKTLEFEDRIKKIDAMEYLSFEGRVNLRNPKHIFCLLEDYGTDPNNIPDEPLYIYFGRWIADGQRELIRSHSVKNRHFIGNTSMDAGLSFIMANHARVKAHDLVYDPFVGTGSLLVACSHFGAYVCGTDIDYNTIHGIGKASRKNQKWRGPDENIRANLRQYGSEKLYVDVLVSDASKPIWRDGVLFDTIITDPPYGIRESTRRTGSQKDSVNSVKPSEDYVGDSHVPVSMAYHLSDIFTDLLNFSAQHLVIGGRLVYWLPIYRPEYCEEMVPLNACLRLVSNCEQTLSSHTSRRLITMEKIKEPEETDALAHLSDPHFSPYQGHNAFREKYFSGISKRTLTGKEETNKMAANGGE from the exons ATGGCGATCCACTGTAGCAGAATATGCCTGCAATATTTGATACATCTGGCCCACGACAATGTTGACTTCAGGCTACCG GAGATTAGGTCGCTGCTGTCCCTCAGGGGCAAACCGTTTGATCCAGGTGAAAACTTCAAAGAAAAG tctccaTTCTGGCTCCTGAATGGCTTGTCAGAGGAAGATGTCAACAGCATCATGGCCAGAACTGTTTGTGCAAA GTCTGCATTTGAGCTGTGGGGTCATGGCAGAACGCACAGTGAACTCAGGAACTCACTTTTGAAATATCCAACAGAGAACATG TCACCCTTCCTACAGAAAGACTCAACATACAAAATCAATGTCTACACTTTCAACAAGACTCTAGAGTTCGAAGATAGAATTAAGAAGATAGAT GCAATGGAATATCTCTCCTTCGAGGGAAGGGTCAATCTACGGAACCCTAAACACATCTTCTGTCTGTTGGAGGACTATGGAACTGACCCTAACAACATCCCAGACGAGCCCCTCTACATCTACTTTGGGAGATGG ATTGCAGATGGCCAGCGTGAGTTGATTCGCTCTCACAGTGTGAAGAACAGGCACTTCATAGGTAACACCAGTATGGATGCTGGGTTGTCTTTTATCATGGCCAACCACGCCAGGGTCAAGGCTCACGACCTGGTCTACGACCCCTTCGTTGGGACTG gtaGCCTCCTGGTTGCATGCTCTCATTTTGGTGCATATGTCTGTGGAACGGATATTGATTACAACACCATCCATGGGATAG GAAAAGCGAGTCGTAAGAACCAGAAGTGGAGGGGTCCAGATGAGAACATCAGAGCCAACCTGCGTCAGTACGGCTCAGAGAAGCTGTATGTGGACGTCCTTGTGTCTGACGCCTCCAAGCCTATCTGGAGGGACGGAGTGCTCTTTGATACCATCATCACTGACC CCCCGTATGGGATTCGGGAGTCAACCAGGAGAACAGGCTCTCAGAAGGACAGTGTAAACAGTGTGAAGCCATCTGAAGACTA CGTTGGAGACAGCCATGTTCCGGTTTCCATGGCCTACCACCTGAGTGACATATTCACTGACCTGTTAAACTTCTCAGCTCAACACCTGGTCATCGGAGGGCGGCTAGTCTACTGGCTACCAATCTACAGGCCAGA gtaCTGTGAAGAGATGGTGCCCCTGAATGCCTGTCTCAGACTCGTCAGTAACTGTGAACAGACCCTTTCCAGCCACACCTCCAGACGTCTCATCACCATGGAGAAGATCAAGGAACCAGAG gagACAGATGCGCTGGCCCACCTATCAGACCCTCACTTTAGCCCGTACCAAGGCCACAACGCCTTCAGGGAAAAGTACTTCAGCGGCATCAGCAAGAGGACATTGACAGGAAAGGAGGAGACCAACAAGATGGCCGCCAACGGTGGGGAGTGA
- the LOC135522086 gene encoding tRNA (guanine(10)-N2)-methyltransferase homolog isoform X1 → MEYLSFEGRVNLRNPKHIFCLLEDYGTDPNNIPDEPLYIYFGRWIADGQRELIRSHSVKNRHFIGNTSMDAGLSFIMANHARVKAHDLVYDPFVGTGSLLVACSHFGAYVCGTDIDYNTIHGIGKASRKNQKWRGPDENIRANLRQYGSEKLYVDVLVSDASKPIWRDGVLFDTIITDPPYGIRESTRRTGSQKDSVNSVKPSEDYVGDSHVPVSMAYHLSDIFTDLLNFSAQHLVIGGRLVYWLPIYRPEYCEEMVPLNACLRLVSNCEQTLSSHTSRRLITMEKIKEPEETDALAHLSDPHFSPYQGHNAFREKYFSGISKRTLTGKEETNKMAANGGE, encoded by the exons ATGGAATATCTCTCCTTCGAGGGAAGGGTCAATCTACGGAACCCTAAACACATCTTCTGTCTGTTGGAGGACTATGGAACTGACCCTAACAACATCCCAGACGAGCCCCTCTACATCTACTTTGGGAGATGG ATTGCAGATGGCCAGCGTGAGTTGATTCGCTCTCACAGTGTGAAGAACAGGCACTTCATAGGTAACACCAGTATGGATGCTGGGTTGTCTTTTATCATGGCCAACCACGCCAGGGTCAAGGCTCACGACCTGGTCTACGACCCCTTCGTTGGGACTG gtaGCCTCCTGGTTGCATGCTCTCATTTTGGTGCATATGTCTGTGGAACGGATATTGATTACAACACCATCCATGGGATAG GAAAAGCGAGTCGTAAGAACCAGAAGTGGAGGGGTCCAGATGAGAACATCAGAGCCAACCTGCGTCAGTACGGCTCAGAGAAGCTGTATGTGGACGTCCTTGTGTCTGACGCCTCCAAGCCTATCTGGAGGGACGGAGTGCTCTTTGATACCATCATCACTGACC CCCCGTATGGGATTCGGGAGTCAACCAGGAGAACAGGCTCTCAGAAGGACAGTGTAAACAGTGTGAAGCCATCTGAAGACTA CGTTGGAGACAGCCATGTTCCGGTTTCCATGGCCTACCACCTGAGTGACATATTCACTGACCTGTTAAACTTCTCAGCTCAACACCTGGTCATCGGAGGGCGGCTAGTCTACTGGCTACCAATCTACAGGCCAGA gtaCTGTGAAGAGATGGTGCCCCTGAATGCCTGTCTCAGACTCGTCAGTAACTGTGAACAGACCCTTTCCAGCCACACCTCCAGACGTCTCATCACCATGGAGAAGATCAAGGAACCAGAG gagACAGATGCGCTGGCCCACCTATCAGACCCTCACTTTAGCCCGTACCAAGGCCACAACGCCTTCAGGGAAAAGTACTTCAGCGGCATCAGCAAGAGGACATTGACAGGAAAGGAGGAGACCAACAAGATGGCCGCCAACGGTGGGGAGTGA